In Arthrobacter sp. SLBN-83, one DNA window encodes the following:
- a CDS encoding ATP-binding cassette domain-containing protein, with amino-acid sequence MTFRPAPLRAAAVLAAVFIAARVAYRVLFDGAATGSPVLLDLPPLRLPAPYAHVVFLGPVTGPGLWQAFLSALPIALTILGFGLLNAWVDVSRGFVRLARGGPLQGVARMLVVAWAALPALSDAVSSVRLAFRLRGEKFGPRALVPILERTLEHAGRVAAALELRGFGSRASRQGNHDDGTPLLVRDARFRIADTCIRADSFAPPAGSVAVITGPTGSGKSTILRGLAGLLSHVDGGEISGTVQVAGTDRASAPPRDTAGLVGVVLQNPRAAFATSRVRDEIALALELPGVPSTAVKARVREVADRIGVAALLDRNVSTLSAGEATLVAIAAAVVDNPQLLLVDEPLADLDATARGRVIAILHALAREDGVCIIVAEHRAEALVPVADAWWTIRDAELVPVTAPAPCAPVGALQASVPVPGQTSVLTAAHLSVHHKGTALVRDASVDLRRGEIVALVGPNGAGKSSLLVALALRGSVPGMATAGAVEGGRVALVPDASDDLFTRDTVAGELRAAERRLARGKQDAQPAPGFAAARLARLRGTAGMPIGHEHPRDLSAGERRILAIALQTMDAPEVLLIDEPTRGLDPAARTAVAAALQAAADDGTAVLIATHDLDFADGLGARILPMLDGVAPSLEPVAAPEPYVPAPRPTRTEAQAKASTAEQADVARATKPHRLRMPRGAELAVLALANLAALAAFCWPLLAAALPQDAAAATPYIALAIAPVAAVAVVLSLDGSVRSAHTVALLGVLAAVGSAVRVASTGVGGVEAVFILLILAGRAFGARFGLLLGAATIAVSSALWGGIGPWTPFQIFACAWVGAGAGLLPRRVRGKAELWMLAGYGIAASYVFGLLLNLWFWPFAVGAGTGISYVPGAPLGTNLSSFLLYSLLTSTAGWDTLRAVTTVIGIAVVGRAVLASLRRVKPVSGASGRVGGRSGDGPEAPPPTLTRPGGSLRR; translated from the coding sequence ATGACCTTCCGGCCCGCGCCGTTGCGCGCAGCAGCGGTTCTCGCTGCTGTGTTCATCGCGGCGCGGGTCGCCTACCGGGTCCTTTTCGACGGGGCGGCCACCGGTTCCCCGGTCCTGCTGGACCTGCCCCCGCTGCGCCTTCCGGCCCCGTACGCCCACGTGGTGTTCCTTGGCCCGGTGACCGGGCCCGGGCTCTGGCAGGCTTTTCTGTCCGCCCTGCCGATCGCCCTGACCATCCTGGGTTTCGGCCTGCTCAACGCCTGGGTGGATGTATCCCGAGGCTTCGTGCGCCTGGCCCGCGGCGGTCCCTTGCAGGGCGTGGCCCGGATGCTGGTGGTGGCGTGGGCGGCGCTTCCTGCACTTTCCGACGCCGTGTCCTCCGTCCGCCTGGCCTTCCGGCTCCGGGGCGAAAAGTTCGGACCGCGCGCCCTGGTGCCGATCCTCGAACGGACCCTGGAGCACGCGGGCCGGGTGGCGGCGGCCCTGGAGCTGCGGGGCTTCGGGAGCCGGGCATCCCGCCAAGGAAATCACGACGACGGCACTCCCCTTCTGGTGCGCGACGCCCGGTTCCGCATCGCTGACACGTGCATCAGGGCGGATTCGTTTGCGCCGCCGGCCGGGTCCGTCGCGGTGATCACCGGGCCCACAGGCTCCGGCAAGTCCACCATTCTGCGCGGCCTCGCGGGCCTCCTTTCGCATGTCGACGGCGGAGAGATCTCCGGCACCGTACAGGTTGCCGGGACGGACCGCGCCTCCGCTCCCCCACGTGATACGGCGGGCTTGGTGGGTGTCGTACTGCAGAACCCGCGGGCCGCGTTTGCCACCAGCCGGGTCCGGGACGAGATCGCCCTGGCCCTTGAACTCCCTGGCGTGCCCTCCACTGCCGTGAAGGCCCGGGTACGGGAGGTGGCCGACAGGATCGGGGTCGCGGCGCTGCTGGACCGGAACGTCAGCACCCTTTCTGCAGGTGAGGCAACGCTCGTTGCTATCGCCGCCGCCGTCGTGGATAACCCGCAGCTGCTCCTGGTGGATGAGCCGCTGGCCGACCTCGACGCCACCGCCCGCGGCCGCGTCATCGCCATTCTCCACGCGCTGGCCCGCGAGGACGGGGTCTGCATCATTGTGGCCGAGCACCGGGCCGAGGCACTGGTACCGGTTGCTGATGCGTGGTGGACCATCCGGGATGCGGAGCTGGTGCCCGTTACCGCGCCGGCCCCTTGCGCCCCGGTTGGTGCGCTTCAAGCATCCGTTCCGGTTCCGGGGCAGACTTCCGTGCTGACCGCGGCACACCTCTCGGTGCACCACAAGGGCACGGCCCTGGTGCGCGACGCCTCGGTGGACCTGCGCCGCGGCGAAATTGTGGCCCTCGTGGGACCGAACGGGGCAGGAAAGTCGTCGCTGTTGGTGGCGCTGGCCCTGCGTGGAAGTGTGCCAGGAATGGCCACTGCCGGAGCGGTCGAGGGCGGCCGGGTCGCCCTGGTGCCGGATGCCTCCGACGACCTCTTCACCCGCGACACGGTTGCGGGCGAGCTGCGGGCGGCGGAACGGCGGCTGGCCCGTGGGAAGCAGGATGCCCAGCCTGCGCCCGGGTTTGCGGCTGCGCGCCTTGCCCGGCTGCGCGGAACGGCGGGAATGCCCATCGGCCATGAACATCCGCGGGACCTGTCCGCCGGCGAACGCAGGATCCTGGCCATCGCGCTGCAGACCATGGACGCCCCGGAAGTGCTGCTGATCGACGAACCGACGCGCGGGCTCGACCCTGCCGCACGGACTGCGGTGGCGGCGGCACTGCAGGCAGCAGCGGATGACGGCACAGCGGTTCTCATCGCCACGCACGACCTTGACTTCGCCGACGGCCTGGGCGCCCGGATCCTCCCGATGCTCGACGGCGTGGCACCATCTTTGGAACCTGTCGCTGCTCCGGAACCGTATGTCCCGGCGCCCCGTCCTACTCGTACCGAAGCCCAGGCTAAGGCGTCCACCGCTGAACAGGCAGACGTCGCGCGTGCCACGAAGCCCCACCGCCTCCGGATGCCGCGGGGCGCCGAGCTTGCTGTCCTCGCCCTCGCCAACCTGGCCGCCCTGGCCGCGTTCTGCTGGCCGCTGCTTGCCGCGGCACTCCCGCAGGACGCTGCCGCCGCAACCCCCTACATCGCCCTGGCCATCGCACCCGTGGCCGCGGTCGCCGTCGTACTTTCCCTTGATGGTTCCGTCCGCTCGGCCCACACCGTGGCGCTGCTCGGAGTGCTGGCTGCCGTCGGGTCCGCCGTGCGGGTGGCGAGCACCGGCGTCGGCGGTGTGGAGGCGGTGTTCATCCTGCTGATCCTGGCGGGCCGCGCGTTCGGCGCCCGGTTCGGCCTACTGCTCGGCGCGGCGACCATTGCGGTGTCGAGCGCACTGTGGGGCGGGATTGGGCCGTGGACGCCGTTCCAGATCTTCGCCTGCGCGTGGGTGGGCGCCGGGGCCGGGCTGCTCCCCCGCCGGGTGCGCGGCAAAGCCGAGCTGTGGATGCTGGCGGGCTATGGCATTGCGGCGTCCTACGTGTTCGGGCTGTTGCTGAACCTATGGTTCTGGCCCTTCGCAGTTGGCGCCGGCACCGGCATCTCCTACGTTCCGGGCGCGCCACTGGGCACCAACCTCAGCAGCTTCCTGCTGTATTCACTTTTGACGTCGACGGCGGGCTGGGACACCCTGCGCGCCGTCACCACGGTGATCGGCATCGCGGTGGTGGGCCGGGCGGTGCTGGCTTCGCTGCGCCGGGTGAAGCCGGTGTCCGGTGCCAGCGGAAGGGTTGGCGGCCGCAGCGGGGACGGGCCGGAAGCGCCGCCCCCTACTTTGACGCGGCCCGGCGGCTCGCTGCGAAGATGA
- a CDS encoding GMC family oxidoreductase, translating to MHYDNIEDVSDRGFDYVVIGGGSAGAAVAARLSEDPDVTVALVEAGPDDRNIPEILQLDRWMELLESGYDWDYPIEPQENGNSFMRHARAKVMGGCSSHNSCIAFWAPREDLDEWESKYGATGWNAANAWPLYQRLETNEDAGPDAPHHGDSGPVHLMNVPPADPAGVALLDACEQTGIPRAKFNTGTTVVNGANFFQINRRADGTRSSSSVSYIHPIVDRPNFTLLTGLRARQLVFDADKRCTGVDVVDGAFGRTHRLTAHREVVVSTGAIDSPKLLMLSGIGPAAHLAQHGIEVLVDSPGVGEHLQDHPEGVVQFEAKQPMVQASTQWWEIGIFTPTEDGLDRPDLMMHYGSVPFDMNTLRHGYPTTENGFSLTPNVTHARSRGTVRLRSRDFRDKPMVDPRYFTDPEGHDMRVMVAGIRKAREIAAQPAMAEWTGRELSPGIEAQTDEELQDYIRKTHNTVYHPVGTVRMGADDDGMSPLDARLRVKGVTGLRVADASVMPEHVTVNPNITVMMIGERCADLIKADYAGADALEEKELTTSLA from the coding sequence ACAACATCGAGGACGTGAGCGACCGCGGGTTCGACTACGTCGTCATCGGCGGCGGGTCCGCCGGTGCCGCCGTGGCAGCACGTCTCAGCGAGGATCCGGACGTGACCGTGGCCCTCGTCGAGGCGGGCCCGGACGACCGGAACATTCCCGAGATCCTGCAGCTGGACCGCTGGATGGAACTGCTGGAATCCGGGTACGACTGGGATTACCCCATCGAGCCGCAGGAAAACGGCAACTCCTTCATGCGCCACGCCCGCGCAAAGGTGATGGGTGGCTGCTCCAGCCACAATTCCTGCATCGCCTTCTGGGCTCCGCGAGAGGACTTGGACGAGTGGGAGTCCAAGTACGGCGCCACCGGCTGGAACGCAGCCAACGCCTGGCCACTGTACCAGCGGCTGGAAACCAACGAGGACGCCGGCCCGGACGCACCCCACCACGGCGACTCCGGCCCCGTGCACCTGATGAACGTGCCCCCGGCGGATCCTGCCGGCGTCGCGCTTTTGGATGCCTGTGAGCAGACCGGGATTCCGCGGGCGAAGTTCAACACCGGCACCACCGTGGTCAACGGCGCCAATTTCTTCCAGATCAACCGCCGCGCGGACGGCACCCGCTCCTCCAGCTCCGTCTCCTACATCCACCCCATCGTGGACCGCCCCAACTTCACGCTGCTGACCGGCCTGCGCGCCCGCCAACTGGTGTTCGACGCGGACAAGCGCTGCACCGGCGTGGACGTGGTGGACGGCGCGTTCGGCCGGACCCACCGGCTCACCGCCCACCGCGAGGTCGTCGTATCCACCGGCGCCATCGACTCCCCCAAGCTGCTCATGCTCTCCGGCATCGGCCCGGCCGCACACCTGGCTCAGCACGGCATCGAGGTCCTGGTGGACTCCCCCGGCGTCGGCGAGCACCTGCAGGACCACCCCGAAGGCGTGGTGCAGTTCGAAGCCAAACAGCCCATGGTGCAGGCCTCCACCCAGTGGTGGGAAATCGGCATCTTCACCCCCACGGAGGACGGCCTGGACCGCCCCGACCTGATGATGCACTACGGCTCCGTCCCGTTCGACATGAACACCCTGCGGCACGGCTACCCCACCACGGAGAACGGCTTCAGCCTCACCCCCAACGTCACGCACGCCCGTTCCCGCGGCACCGTCCGGCTGCGCAGCCGCGACTTCCGCGACAAGCCCATGGTGGACCCGCGCTACTTCACGGACCCGGAAGGCCATGACATGCGCGTCATGGTGGCCGGCATCCGCAAGGCCCGCGAAATCGCCGCACAGCCCGCCATGGCGGAGTGGACCGGCCGCGAACTGTCGCCCGGCATCGAGGCGCAGACGGATGAGGAACTGCAGGACTACATCCGCAAGACCCACAACACCGTCTACCACCCCGTAGGCACGGTCCGCATGGGAGCGGACGACGACGGGATGTCACCTTTGGATGCCCGGCTGCGGGTCAAGGGTGTCACCGGCCTCCGGGTGGCCGACGCGTCCGTCATGCCCGAACACGTCACCGTCAATCCCAACATCACCGTCATGATGATCGGCGAGCGCTGTGCCGATCTGATCAAGGCGGATTACGCAGGCGCCGACGCCCTGGAAGAGAAGGAGCTCACCACGTCCCTCGCCTGA
- a CDS encoding APC family permease, with amino-acid sequence MDEFGYTQTLDRSIGKFASFAAGVSYISILTGVFQLFYFGFSMAGPAYAWSWPIVFVGQLMVALCFAELAGRYPVAGSVYNWAKRLASGTSSWLAGWLLLLSSIMALGSVALALQITLPQLWSGFQFVGDGTGPYDFAMNGVVLATIMITISTLINAFGVKLMTRINSIGVFVELIAAVLLILALGWHVVRGPEVFFQTNGFGEGKDLGFFGVFLIGAMASGYVMYGFDTASSLGEETKDPKKTAPKAILRAVTASFLLGGGILLFGILAAPDLTDPQIGSPDGGLQHIVLSVLGGPFGKAFLACIVVAVVVCTLAVHAAAIRMMFAMARDNNLPFSRQLSKVDPVRRTPTVAAIVIGVLAVIPLLVNVMQPAIFTILSSISIVLIYLSYLLVTVPLLRNRLLKKWPLVADGSEPGFSMGKWGLPVNILAVLWGAAMTINLVWPRPEIYNSVPPFEWYLQWGGVMFVAAVVIGGALLYRLKIRHQTGVLAEHAAAVAAHPSSNDPRYDAPEEAVPANAVLATEG; translated from the coding sequence ATGGACGAATTCGGCTACACCCAGACCTTGGATCGGAGCATCGGCAAGTTTGCCAGCTTCGCCGCGGGTGTCAGCTACATCTCCATCCTCACCGGTGTTTTCCAGCTGTTCTACTTTGGTTTTTCCATGGCCGGCCCGGCGTATGCCTGGTCCTGGCCCATCGTGTTCGTCGGCCAGCTGATGGTGGCCCTGTGTTTCGCCGAACTGGCAGGCCGCTACCCCGTGGCCGGCTCGGTCTACAACTGGGCGAAGCGCCTGGCCTCCGGCACCTCCTCATGGCTGGCCGGCTGGCTGCTGCTGCTGTCCTCCATCATGGCGCTGGGCTCCGTGGCCCTGGCGCTGCAGATCACCCTGCCGCAGCTCTGGTCCGGCTTCCAGTTCGTCGGTGATGGCACCGGGCCGTACGACTTCGCCATGAACGGCGTGGTGCTGGCCACCATCATGATCACCATCTCCACCCTCATCAACGCGTTCGGCGTGAAGCTGATGACCCGGATCAACAGCATCGGCGTCTTCGTGGAACTCATCGCCGCCGTCCTGCTGATCCTCGCGCTCGGCTGGCACGTGGTCCGCGGCCCGGAGGTCTTCTTCCAGACCAATGGCTTCGGCGAAGGCAAGGACCTCGGCTTCTTCGGCGTCTTCCTGATCGGCGCTATGGCCTCCGGCTATGTCATGTACGGCTTCGATACCGCCAGCTCGCTGGGCGAGGAAACCAAGGACCCCAAGAAGACCGCTCCCAAGGCCATCCTGCGGGCCGTCACGGCGTCCTTCCTGCTGGGCGGGGGAATCCTGCTGTTCGGCATCCTGGCCGCACCGGACCTCACGGACCCGCAGATCGGCTCCCCTGACGGCGGCCTGCAGCACATCGTCCTCTCCGTCCTGGGCGGACCGTTCGGCAAGGCTTTCCTGGCCTGCATCGTGGTGGCCGTGGTGGTCTGCACCCTGGCCGTGCACGCCGCCGCCATCCGCATGATGTTCGCCATGGCCCGCGACAACAACCTGCCCTTCAGCCGGCAGCTGAGCAAGGTGGACCCGGTCCGCCGGACCCCAACGGTCGCTGCGATCGTCATCGGCGTCCTGGCCGTCATCCCGTTGCTGGTCAACGTCATGCAGCCGGCCATCTTCACCATCCTGTCCAGCATCAGCATCGTCCTGATCTACCTGTCCTACCTCCTGGTCACGGTTCCGCTGCTGCGCAACCGGCTGCTGAAGAAGTGGCCCCTGGTCGCCGACGGTTCCGAACCCGGGTTCTCCATGGGCAAGTGGGGGCTTCCGGTGAACATCCTGGCCGTCCTCTGGGGCGCCGCCATGACCATCAACCTGGTGTGGCCCCGGCCCGAGATTTACAACTCGGTGCCGCCGTTCGAGTGGTACCTGCAGTGGGGCGGGGTGATGTTCGTGGCCGCCGTAGTCATCGGCGGGGCCCTGCTCTACCGCCTGAAGATCCGCCACCAAACCGGCGTGCTGGCCGAGCATGCTGCGGCCGTGGCTGCGCATCCGTCGTCCAACGACCCCCGGTACGACGCACCGGAGGAGGCAGTGCCTGCCAACGCGGTCTTGGCCACGGAAGGCTAG